A single region of the Halorubrum depositum genome encodes:
- a CDS encoding CoxG family protein codes for MEFDGEFELDGVPPEKAWVVLSDPIAVRDSLKGCQYITPMDDDFEWDSYEPEEDVPTLPEAEADDVAARAFRAGQDYAALMQVGVGSVKPKFETTVTIEDRDEEEFVMTATGSGSASGSSFSMESGMHIHPQEDGDGSRIEWWTEADISGRIAQLGGRVINPVANKIVNNFFTSIESQMTDVEETDSGVTDRIRGMF; via the coding sequence ATGGAGTTCGACGGCGAGTTCGAGCTCGACGGCGTCCCACCGGAGAAGGCGTGGGTCGTGCTCTCGGACCCGATCGCGGTGCGCGACTCGCTGAAGGGGTGTCAATACATCACCCCGATGGACGACGACTTCGAGTGGGACTCCTACGAGCCGGAGGAGGACGTCCCGACGCTGCCGGAGGCGGAGGCCGACGACGTCGCCGCCCGCGCGTTCCGGGCGGGCCAGGACTACGCGGCGCTGATGCAGGTCGGCGTCGGCAGCGTGAAGCCGAAGTTCGAGACGACGGTGACGATCGAGGACCGCGACGAGGAGGAGTTCGTCATGACGGCCACCGGGTCCGGCTCGGCCAGCGGGAGCAGCTTCAGCATGGAGTCCGGGATGCACATCCATCCGCAAGAGGACGGCGACGGGTCCCGCATCGAGTGGTGGACCGAGGCCGACATCTCCGGTCGGATCGCCCAGCTCGGCGGCCGCGTCATCAACCCGGTCGCCAACAAGATCGTGAACAACTTCTTCACCTCGATCGAGTCGCAGATGACCGACGTCGAGGAGACCGACTCGGGGGTCACCGACAGGATCCGAGGGATGTTCTGA
- a CDS encoding molybdopterin molybdotransferase MoeA, whose translation MSGDGGEKGGREGVVDGGHNHGEITPLKAAAERVRDLRAEWLDRWAVESVALDRISGRTLAEPIDAPSDVPARSHATMDGYAFDASEGYPYELVDREVFPESDPPALGDGEAVRIFTGAPLPAEADAVLKQEEATVEEGLLDGSPTEPGTYVYERGSNVAAGERLFAAGERLGAKDAILLGDLGVDEVPVVERLSVGLLATGTEIHEGRHADLDSPVLAGLVRGWGGEATYEGTVPDEYERVRDRIAGLAAEHDVVMTTGGTSVGDKDYVVRALRELGTVRFHRVALRPGKPIAVATLDDRDAVAFAIPGKPVGAHAVTSLVARPFFTGSTSLPTVDAEMTSDVGISVPGFTYAVPVTLDGGEATPLGHADSPLAVYEETFDPSVLSSSTRATRADGFVLTESALSAGETVAVVPYPVVER comes from the coding sequence ATGAGCGGCGATGGCGGTGAAAAAGGCGGTCGCGAGGGCGTTGTGGACGGCGGGCACAACCACGGCGAGATCACCCCCCTGAAGGCGGCCGCGGAGCGCGTGCGCGACCTCCGCGCCGAGTGGCTCGACCGGTGGGCGGTCGAGTCGGTCGCGCTCGATCGGATCTCCGGCCGCACCCTCGCGGAGCCGATCGACGCGCCGAGCGACGTGCCCGCCCGAAGTCACGCCACGATGGACGGCTACGCGTTCGACGCGAGCGAGGGGTACCCGTACGAGCTGGTCGACCGGGAGGTGTTCCCGGAGTCCGACCCGCCGGCCCTCGGCGACGGGGAGGCCGTCCGGATCTTCACGGGCGCGCCGCTCCCCGCCGAGGCCGACGCCGTGCTCAAGCAGGAGGAGGCGACCGTCGAGGAGGGCCTGCTCGACGGGTCGCCGACCGAGCCCGGCACGTACGTCTACGAGCGCGGCAGCAACGTCGCCGCCGGCGAGCGCCTGTTCGCGGCCGGTGAGCGGCTCGGCGCGAAGGACGCGATCCTGCTCGGCGACCTCGGGGTCGACGAGGTGCCCGTCGTCGAGCGGCTCTCCGTCGGCCTGCTGGCGACCGGCACGGAGATCCACGAGGGGCGTCACGCGGACCTCGACTCGCCGGTGCTCGCGGGGCTCGTCCGCGGGTGGGGCGGCGAGGCGACGTACGAGGGCACCGTCCCCGACGAGTACGAGCGCGTCAGGGACCGGATCGCCGGGCTCGCCGCCGAGCACGACGTCGTGATGACGACGGGAGGCACGAGCGTCGGCGACAAGGACTACGTGGTCCGCGCGCTCCGCGAGCTCGGGACCGTGCGCTTCCACCGGGTCGCGCTGCGGCCCGGCAAGCCGATCGCGGTCGCCACCCTCGACGACCGCGACGCCGTCGCCTTCGCGATCCCGGGCAAGCCGGTCGGCGCGCACGCCGTGACCTCGCTGGTCGCGCGCCCCTTCTTCACCGGGAGCACGTCGCTCCCGACCGTCGACGCCGAGATGACGAGCGACGTCGGCATCTCGGTCCCCGGGTTCACCTACGCCGTCCCGGTGACGCTCGACGGGGGCGAGGCGACGCCGCTCGGCCACGCCGACTCGCCGCTCGCCGTCTACGAGGAGACGTTCGACCCGAGCGTGCTCTCGTCGAGCACGCGGGCGACGCGCGCCGACGGGTTCGTGCTCACCGAGTCGGCGCTGTCGGCCGGCGAGACGGTCGCCGTCGTCCCGTACCCCGTCGTCGAGCGATGA
- a CDS encoding (2Fe-2S)-binding protein codes for MTDEREITLTVNGTEHTIEVEPRRLLVHAIREDLDMTGTHIGCDTGNCGACTVLKDGEPIKSCLMFAAQADGAEILTVEGMEDLPEADDIHPLQEGFREEHGLQCGYCTPGMLMAGKALLDEHPDPDEETIRDAISGNLCRCTGYQNIVRSIEYAAEELENRAAADGGAVAADGATGGGSAASPQGDASPEGGHAAPEFGGDADTFCGREDCCGGPDGADPFDRDALLEANDADAAGDAGGTDDAADTDADDRGDTK; via the coding sequence GTGACTGACGAACGCGAGATCACGCTGACGGTCAACGGCACCGAACACACGATCGAGGTCGAGCCGCGCCGCCTGCTCGTCCACGCGATCCGAGAGGACCTGGACATGACGGGCACGCACATCGGCTGCGACACGGGCAACTGCGGCGCCTGTACCGTGCTGAAGGACGGCGAGCCGATCAAGTCCTGCCTGATGTTCGCCGCGCAGGCCGACGGGGCGGAGATCCTCACCGTCGAGGGGATGGAGGACCTCCCCGAGGCCGACGACATCCACCCGCTCCAGGAGGGGTTCCGCGAGGAGCACGGCCTGCAGTGCGGCTACTGCACGCCGGGGATGCTGATGGCGGGCAAGGCGCTGCTCGACGAGCACCCGGACCCGGACGAGGAGACGATCCGCGACGCGATCAGCGGGAACCTCTGTCGCTGTACCGGCTACCAGAACATCGTCCGATCGATCGAGTACGCGGCCGAGGAGCTGGAGAACCGCGCCGCGGCCGACGGCGGCGCGGTCGCGGCCGACGGAGCGACTGGCGGCGGGTCCGCGGCGTCGCCTCAGGGCGACGCGTCGCCCGAGGGCGGCCACGCGGCCCCCGAGTTCGGCGGCGACGCGGACACGTTCTGCGGCCGAGAGGACTGCTGCGGCGGCCCGGACGGGGCGGACCCGTTCGACCGCGACGCGCTCCTCGAGGCGAACGACGCGGACGCCGCGGGCGACGCGGGCGGCACGGACGACGCCGCCGACACCGACGCGGACGACCGAGGTGACACCAAATGA
- a CDS encoding FAD binding domain-containing protein, with protein MKSAPFEHHEPETVDEAVSLLESLDDPTILAGGQSLVPMLRFRLANPDVVVDINGVDSLDYLREEDGHLRLGALARHADVEDSALIDEKYGSFADAAPLVADPQIRNRGTVVGSVAQADPKGDWGSILLAHEGDVIATGPDGDRAIPADEFFLLPYDTTLGEQELITEIRVPAPEANEGSAYHKLKRKTGDYAMAGVGVRLVFDDGVIESAGIGMTAVDITNARATDAEEHLEGERPSPDLFAKAGELAAEQSNPESDEHGGADYKERMVDVLTQRALGDAAERAGTVTVERRVTQ; from the coding sequence ATGAAGTCCGCACCGTTCGAGCATCACGAACCCGAGACGGTCGACGAGGCGGTCAGCCTGCTGGAGAGCCTCGACGACCCGACGATCCTCGCCGGGGGACAGAGCCTCGTGCCGATGTTACGGTTCCGGCTCGCGAACCCCGACGTGGTCGTCGACATCAACGGCGTCGACTCGCTCGACTACCTCCGCGAGGAGGACGGCCACCTCCGGCTCGGCGCGCTCGCGCGCCACGCCGACGTCGAGGACTCGGCCCTGATCGACGAAAAGTACGGCAGCTTCGCCGACGCCGCGCCGCTGGTCGCCGACCCGCAGATCCGGAACCGCGGCACGGTCGTCGGCTCCGTCGCGCAGGCCGACCCGAAGGGCGACTGGGGGAGCATCCTCCTCGCCCACGAGGGCGACGTGATCGCCACCGGTCCGGACGGCGACCGGGCGATCCCGGCGGACGAGTTCTTCCTGCTCCCGTACGACACGACGCTCGGAGAGCAGGAGCTGATCACGGAGATCCGCGTTCCCGCGCCCGAAGCGAACGAGGGGAGCGCGTACCACAAGCTGAAGCGCAAGACCGGCGACTACGCGATGGCGGGCGTCGGCGTCCGGCTCGTCTTCGACGACGGCGTCATCGAGTCGGCCGGGATCGGGATGACCGCCGTCGACATCACGAACGCCCGGGCGACGGACGCCGAGGAGCACCTCGAAGGGGAGCGGCCGAGCCCGGACCTGTTCGCCAAGGCCGGCGAGCTGGCCGCCGAGCAGTCGAACCCCGAGTCGGACGAACACGGCGGCGCCGACTACAAGGAGCGGATGGTCGACGTCCTCACCCAGCGCGCGCTGGGCGACGCCGCCGAGCGGGCGGGGACGGTGACGGTCGAACGGAGGGTCACACAGTGA
- a CDS encoding nucleotidyltransferase family protein codes for MTDEGLPVATPPFESGEDDAAGGGDPNPPRVAGVLLAAGTSSRFGDANKLLATVDGEPVVRHAAQTLVAAGLDPVVVVVGHEADRVRAAVDDLSVDIVVNDAYEAGQSTSVRAGIDAIRSGKSGGRGDARVDAAIIALGDMPFVDPETVETLVAAYAAGAGDALAAAHGGDRGNPVLFDRRFFDRLADVDGDVGGREILLGGDASALVAVDDPGVRRDVDRPTDLFERGSEETGGG; via the coding sequence ATGACCGACGAGGGCCTCCCGGTCGCGACGCCGCCCTTCGAGTCGGGCGAGGACGACGCCGCCGGAGGGGGTGACCCGAACCCGCCCCGCGTCGCCGGCGTGCTGCTCGCCGCGGGGACGAGCAGCCGCTTCGGCGACGCCAACAAGCTCCTCGCGACCGTCGACGGGGAGCCGGTCGTCCGCCACGCCGCCCAAACGCTGGTCGCCGCCGGCCTAGACCCGGTGGTCGTCGTCGTGGGTCACGAGGCCGATCGCGTCCGGGCCGCCGTCGACGACCTCTCTGTGGACATCGTCGTCAACGACGCGTACGAGGCGGGACAGTCGACGTCGGTTCGGGCCGGAATCGACGCGATTCGAAGCGGGAAATCCGGCGGTCGAGGAGACGCGCGGGTCGACGCCGCGATTATCGCGCTGGGCGACATGCCGTTCGTCGACCCGGAGACCGTCGAGACGCTCGTCGCTGCGTACGCCGCGGGCGCCGGCGACGCGCTCGCGGCCGCCCACGGGGGAGACCGCGGGAATCCGGTGCTGTTCGACCGGCGGTTCTTCGACCGGCTCGCCGACGTCGACGGCGACGTGGGGGGCCGCGAGATCCTGCTCGGGGGCGACGCGAGCGCGCTCGTCGCCGTCGACGACCCGGGGGTCCGCCGCGACGTCGACCGGCCGACGGACCTCTTCGAGCGGGGGTCGGAGGAGACGGGCGGCGGCTGA